tgtaatttcaacatcaagaTGTTTACTTGAGGTGGTAGATTTGAGATTGTTTTTTACCATAACATATGGTCAACTCAAacatctgtttttctctttttcaattcATTTCTTAGTAATAATGTTGTTATAAACAAtgactataatgataataacactcTTTATAATCAAACAacctgagaactggcaagccaggaggctgaactaggctccaatctgatttggcaaggtttctacagctggatgcccttcttaatgccaacaactctgagagtgtagtgggtgcttttaggtgccaatggcacgggagccagtcaggcagcactggtattggctatgctcgaatggtgttttttatgtgctactggcacaggtgccagtcaagtggcactggcattggccatgcttgaatggtgctttttacatgccaggcaggcagcgctggcatcggccatgctcaaattgtgctttttacatgccacttgcatgggtgccagtcaagtaggactggcattggccacaactatgatttcactcagttcaacaggtcttcacaagcacagcatattgacCAACAATTGAAAGGTGCTTTTCAACGGGGCAGTTAAAAAGCATTGGCATCAaccatgactacgatctcacttggcttgccaggtcttctcaagcatgacatatctccaaaggtcttggtcacttgtcattgcctctgtaaggcccaacgcTCGTAGTCAtacttcatcacctcatcccatgtcttcctgtgtctacctcttccacaggttcccgccactgttagggtgtgacatttcacatagctatcctcatttatacatatcacatgaccataccagcacagtcgtctctcttgcacaccacatctgatgcttcttatgtccaacttttctctcagagtgcttacactctgtcatgtatgcacactgacattacacatccagtggagcatactaacttcatttctttcaagtctatgtatgtcctcagcagtcacagcccatgtttcactgccatgtagtatggcgtacacaggcatcatacagtctacctttcactctgagcaagaggctctttgttaccaacagagataggaactctctgaactttgctcaggctattcttattctagcagctatgctctcagaacatccacctccgctactgacttggtcacctaggtaacggaagctatcagcaacttctagttttttcccctggcatgtgatagaatctgttttctgtacatctttggtgtttattgcacctgtgcatctgtcacacacaaaaactatcttccccaTAACTTCTGCAGTTCCAAAACCAATTCACTCCAAATTTGGCAAGAATATTACCCATGCTTAATTGACTGTTTTAAACTAATGTTTTGTCAAGTTTATTAGCATTAAATTTGCAATTTACTGGATTAAACTTAGTTTTTGGCTTACAACTTCCGCCATTTACTCACACGTGAAGGATTGTGGGGCAGTTCTACCTTGCTGATTTGATCTGTTTACATTAGTGTTTACTTAAACCCCCCCACTATTATCGCCTATGGTCATGATGCCCCCCACCACTTCAGCACAAATTTTCTCTAATTACCCTCTGCTCATGGTGATAACACAGGGTGAACTGCAAGCATGACCTTTGACATGTAGGCGTGAACACTATTAATGTGCACCCCACTTTTTTGATCTGTGTACATTAGTGTTTATTTAACCCCCACCATTATTGCTTATGGCCATGATGCCCCCTCCTTTACTCACTTCCCCTCCCCCTATTATCGCCAACAACCATAATGCCTCCTTTTCACCACCATTTTCCTTAATGACATTATGTCAATGGCCAATATGGAGTGAACTGTGAACATAACCTTTGACCTATGTGTGTGAACACTATTGATTGTCCACTGTAGTGAGCCTATCTGATTAGTTCTTTGACTGAATTTCATTGGTGGAACACAATTCACCTGATCATGCCAGTGTGAAATTATGATTACTGATGCGCTTCCGAGCATATCTGATATGTGCTTCGGCTTACAGGTTAGGCCTACCATTTGATCTACATTATTGCTTTAACTTCATACTTCCTGTTGAAATTTTTCATTGTCCCCATACTCAATTAAACTAGCTCTTTCACACTGTTTCTGCCTACCAGTTTTTAGCTCATGTGCTGTTAAAAAATATTGCATTCAGTGTCTTTGTGTTCACATAGCTAACTGTCTGTCCCTGCTTCCacctttttttaataatatgttTAGTAGGTTCACTTTTTATACAATGTGCCAAATTTGCTTTTCAGTGTCCCCTTTTGCCCATTTTTTAAAACTCACAATTTAAACATAGTCCAATACTACTGCCATGCCATCTAAAAAAAGAATGCACCTTGGCCATAAAACAGAGTCTGCTTCAGCTGCCAAAAGGAGGTGGGCGAGCCATGTTTTTTTCAAGGCCAGTAATGTAGGATGCTCAAAATTTATTCGTACTTGCCTTAAATGTGGTCTACAGAGAGGTGTTGTAGGCACTTCATGCACCAACTGCTTTCAAATTCGTGAACCCCAGTGTCTCCACTACACCAGTGCAACCTTGCAGACCTGATATGTTGTGAGTGCTACTGTAGTTATGCTTTCAAAGTTACTAACTTTCCTTAaccatgtttcttttcctttgtccAACCTAGGTTTGTCATCTGTTTTCACAGAGTTCCCCATTTCACAGCAACATTTCTATTGCTTTCAGTGTAGAGGGAAAAAAAGGCCCTTTTCAGGGTCACTTTACATACGATTGTTATACCACCTGAGAACACATTACAGCCCTTTTCAGAACTTCATATTAAACTGTTACCACTTGGTTTCAGCGGTACTCGGCAACCAATTTGGCATTAACGTTATTTATGACACAGGAAATTTACTAAAGTATCAAAAACATTGTAGTATTTGAATCCCAAGCAATCCCAGGtacttctgctagtatatatatttataaatatatatataaatacatatatgcatgtatgtatgtatgtatgtatgtatgtattggtagtTAGCTAGATAAACACAGTCTTgagatgtatatttacatgaaacaCAGAAAATACAGATTACAGAatcaagaaaacaataacaaaagaactgAAAAATCTTACAGTCTTATCTCAACAACTATTTCAAGAAGCCTATAACTTAATGTAATAACCATATTCATATGTAGCATCTGCAAGATTTCATAGGTGTGTGTCCTGCAACTGGTCCCAAGGTGTCTTTTCTCATGAGCAAGTCATATGTGATGACAGAAGTACACCTCAATCTCATTGTGAATGGAGGACAAAATTAAATGATTACAGATAGGCAAAATTACATTCGAAATTTTAAGTCTCTGTATCATCAGTTCACTGATTGTTGCATGTCATCAGCTTATGCATATTCAGTGCACATTAGCACTGtcattgagaaatatatatacatgattggcttttcttcagtttctatctaccaaatccactcacaaggctttggttggcttgtgATAGTACTAGAATACATTTGCCTAAGGTTCtgcacagtaagactgaactgggaagcatgtagtttggaagcaaatttCTAATTACACAGTTACACAAGCGCTTATAACCATGACTGCACTTAGGATAtttacttacaaaaaaaaaaaaaaaaaaaaaaaaaagtagatatcTGTTAGAGTTTAAATAATGCACTATACTCTAAAGAGTTAATATGATATCTAATATGTCTTATGTAGAATGACAAACCAATGTGTCCTTGGTTGCTAAAGGGATCTTCTGGAAATGATTGTAAGTATTCTCTTGAATAATACTTCCTTTGTATTAACAAATAgagttatttatgaaaataactactcacacacatgcacacacacacacacatatatatattgcatatgtgtgtgtgtgtgtgtgtgtgtgtatatatatatatacacacacacacacccataatatatatatgtatgtatatataaaataaattgaaattgcaCTAAGAGTGTATACAAGATGATTtatctatattaatattaatatgcttCACTGGTTTCATATTTGTGTGGTTTTCAAAGGTGCAAGATTTGAGGGTTGTGAAAGAGTATTGCGAATGATGCATTTTACGACACAACTCCACATCCCTCATATCTTACACTTTCTAATGTCGGATTCTCTAGGGTTGGAAGCAAACAAAATTTATTCGTACTTGCCTTAAATGTGGTCTACAGAGAGGTGAAACTGGTTAAgtgtatcaatataaatattaataaattttcctaaacattctcagtgcattttcagcttcttttatttcatttatactgaaactatacatacttatatatatgtaaatgcatgtcaGGACTGAAATCTCATgtgaatgaaatcaaaataatactgtaataaatatgctttgaagatgtataattctcaATTCCTTTTTATGATGTCTTGAATATATACTCTGCATGTTGCATAAAATCTAAGGAAGCAAACTTAGGGTGTATCTGTCTAGTGAAGTACAGTGTaactgtttatcttaattttatattttccctaTCATTCAATGTAGTTAGCTGGAACCAGAGTACTAATAAAGTAGCTGCCCAGATTCCAAATCCctattccatatatatttatatatatacatatattaatattagtttACAGTATTATAAAtccattatggctgatcttaccaatcagttttgcattaggggttcaatggagtgttaggtaacagtccgattatgtaaGCTGTACTCTTCAGAGGAAGCTGTTAGgaaatgaaatatggtgactgccatatttcatacatgcatacatacacacatacatacatatatatatatatatgcatgtgtgtgtgtgtgtatatatataaaaaatgaacagAATGCgataaaaaaatccaaggctatgaaagatttcagaacatttataaagagaaggtcttacagctgtttccgtgtagaggcttacagctgtttctgtgtagccttggattttttatctcattctgttaattttttatatatatgcatgctaatatatgacctaCGCTGGATTCCTCATTTGTATAAtcatcgaacctggagcttagctatagtctgtccatagcaattattcagcattacctgacacttttgggtcttcttgacaccattacctctcataacctatatatatgttgttatatttgggAATGGTCATCTTTTGTTAGTAAACACAtgcattatttatttgattttcgctttagccttattattattattattattattattattattattattattattattatcattattattattatcattattattattattattattattagtttatttgttagaattctttcatcacacattatGAAGTCTATTCAACGACTTTCTGTCTCACATaccacagaaaaacaaaatggaataagcaggACAAGAGGTGACATGTAAGACAAAAAGTTAGGAAGGGCACGCAAGATTTTCCTCTCAATCTTTGAATTTTTCCATTGAAAATTTCAAATTGATAAAAGTGATAttttatggaaacaaaactgTAGCTATGTATAAGATTCAGAGAAGGAATCTAAAGTTGAAATATAAATTggaattgaataaatataattcaactAAAATTAACATGAAGATAGATGAACACCTTAAGATAATAATGTTGCAAAAATATAAACTAGAAgaacaaactttaggttagttaaaatatgtttgtgacatataaATTCttaaggcaaattcactgcagttgtCAAGGAGATAAAATTCTCTTTTATGATAAAAGGTGTAAAAATTGTAGCTTAATGAAAATGAGTCAACATTAGTGATTGAGTTTTTAGTTAAAGCTACAGCTTTAATCTGCCCAGCGTTAATTCCTtttggtatttcccattgaggaaGGCTAAAAAGTCAGAAACACAAGACAAGGAATCCACTAGGGGGAAACATTGgatagatatggtgtttttattcaattccaatttttattttaactttggaTTCTCTCTCTGAATCTACAGTTTTGCTACAGCTACAGTTTTGGTTTCATAAAATATCACTTCTATCAATTTGAAATTTCCAATGGAAAAATTCAAGGATTGGGAAGAAAAACTTACATTGAAATTGTTAAAACTAATTTGTTGTTGGCAGATCAAATCCTCTGCTCATATACAGCTGAGAATATTTAGTGTCTTTGTTCTGTTGTTCAGCTACTTCTCTGTCACATATCAAGAATCCTAAGAAACTTCAGTTATCCCACACTCAGCCTATTGACCGCTCAGAGCATACTCGTGCTTTAAATTCAGCTAAAATGAGTAAAGTAGACCTACTGAAGAGGAAATATTGGTATGAAGAACCGAAACCTGTATCTATCTGTAAGTTGATTATTTTTGGTGATAATTATATTTGTTACGATTGTTTTCTATGAAACTTTTCTAAAATGTTTTGTGCAGAAGTAAGACACATAAACTGATAGAAACACAAATAAACTGGAAAAGATTGAAGGGCATATAAATAGACTGACAGTGGGACTAGCTATTTAGATAGTTATATCTCGCTTGTTAAAAAGCTGAAGGTGAAGACAAATTTCTGGAGTTCATAGCTAAATGGAAATGCTACACTGATTATGCTGCTTTTCGTAGTTATGTTAGGcataacataatcatcatcattatcatgatccacatttaacatccattttccatgctggcatgggttgggtggtttgacaggagctggccaagctCTACtattgtctgctttgacatggtttttatggttggaaacccttcctaacaccatcactttacagagtgtacaaagtgctttttatgaggcaccaaGAACAGTGAGGTCTGTTGAAGGGAGTCAATACTACACCCCTCAGTTGTGTGGGTTGTGGTATCGAGGGAAGTGAatttgtgccagatgatgagagattagagtatgacagagggacagaaacaagTATCTTGCtacaaaggagatacatggctatcccagatggaaaaggagagatagatagatagatagatagatagatagaggggagagagagatagagagagaaagagagagagagagagagagagagagagctgtatcAGAGTATGCTCTCAagttggttcttattctatcagtctcttttgttgaactgcttagttgcagggatgtaaacaaatcaatgctagttctatatttaagagatgaggaattatatacattatttacatttgatggatatttgtcctcatcttgtttgttgttaacacaacgttttggctgatataccctccaaacttcatcaggtgtcttggggaaatttcaaacctgggatctcattcctaaggtatttttcgatgttgttgttgttattattattattattattattattattattattattattattattattattattattcaggtcaatgcctggaataatagatagagaacaccactggaaatcatgaaaactaaaagaagcagcatatatgctaggacacaacaacctcctaagcatatgggaaccggtattaaggaaggataggaaaatattagatttataagccctaaaattcactccatggcatatggcatagtggttaagagtgcgggctactaactccaagattccgagttcgattccagtcagtgacctgaataataataataataattaattcttgttttattggccacaagggataatataaatcaaaacatgtaaggacaaacacaggacaataaaaaagaaaggtcTGTATAAACATTTGATAACAACGAAAATATAACAAGTACAAAACTCCCAACAGGGGGAGGTGCTTTAAAGATTACtcatggaaaaacccataaaagcctTTTCTCCGttttataccattttttttacagttgtattctcagaattggtccatcCATACTGGACATTCTTCtgacattcacccacctttcaacaaatttgctacgagacaacacttccctctctactctcaccttccttttcaagtggaacttgaaaaagttgatgaggccttggccaaagaggaaagtgtctgactttagccctttcaaatggGTCTACCATACCACCTCTTTTgctacagccaccagacaaatgAAAATTGCCTTGCTCTCCCAGTTAAAGGAGGTCGGTGGGGCAATCTTcactatggattcagctgatagctggaTCTGTTCTACATGCGACAGTAGCTGTTTggcataaacccacaggtcagcaatattTGGGCACTGGACAagtgcgtgcagaacagttttaTGGCTCTGAGTACACCTTGGGCAGGCCTGGCTGCTGGCACTTCCATGCCGgtagagtttatcttgaacaGGCAGCGCCCCTCAATAGCGCTGCCAGGCAAGggacttttggaagttatccatgggCCTCAGCCCGAAAGTTCTGCCAAACAAACTGCTTAGCAGATCATCATCGACACCTAGAGTTTCCCCAAGAATGTCTTTGCACTTTTCCTGCTTGACAGCACTCAAAgtgccaagcgccctttctcgGTGTACGTTTGATCCAAGATTGCAGCTccgtcaaagagacgagctgtggaaaGGAGAGTCTGATGAacagtgaccacacctgctcaccgtccaAAAAAGACTTGAGATGCTGTAGCCTGTgcgcatgtctgcacatcagCAACCACGGAATGCCAAGGCCTCTGTTCAGTggctgttgacagcaaatggagctCCTGACCAGTGGTACCTGACCCTTCCACAGAAAATGGAAAAGCAAGTGCACCAGCTTGGTCAACCAGCGGTCAGGTAGCACTTTTGGGTctactgtaggcaatatgtgttttttgtgaggTCTGGGGGTGGCAAAGGGAAAGGCTACCCTaagcagcacacactctagctatgctagtgactTTAGTGGTACCCTTAGGATTGAACATGTGACTGATTCTCATGTAACTGAATCTGTGTTGGTTCACATAGCTTTTATTTCAGAACTggattcttttttattattttcagccaGCAAATATTCAATGGGTGCAAAGAATCACTTTCTTGGACTTTCTGATGCCCCAAGGAGCTAGAATTCTAACTAACAATTTTCAAGAAGCAATGTTGTTTAATAAGAAACATCTTTCCCTAATGTTTGTGTCTGATAAACTCATCAGTATTCCTGTTTTGATTATGTGAACAACATATGAATTATGTCATACTTCCAAAATTGAAGTGCTAtttcacataagcacacacacacacacacacacacacacacactgtctctgtctctctcaccatCCCATCCACACACATGAAAATTATTAAGTGATTATCTTAATAAATTAATCAACAAAATGCctaattgtattttttcttatgaAAAGTAACTTTCTTACTGTTGTGAAGGTTATGaaattttttctcaattttagTTTTGGCAACATCCACAGTTTGTATTGTATGCTCTGGAAGCCTATGTTGAAGCAATTACAATGAGTTTGACTTGTGTGtcctatattttgttttactggtGAGTCAGAGAAGGAAGTAATTATGTCCCCATATTTATTTTGGGCCTCAGAAGCTGGATCCCCTCTCAAAGACCCTGGCAAAGAGTATCGATGGCTTCGATATCAGAGCTCTGAGAACTATCAAGAACATCAGATGGTGCCATCACATTTCCAACAAAGAACTGCATGCATGCATCAATCCACAATCTCCCATCTCATAACAATCTGTCACATGCACTGGTGAAGACATGTCCGCTGTTTCCCactagatcatcctaccagggctttaTTTGATGCAGAAACTGCAGGCTGGAAGAGGCCTCATGGCAGACTCTGCACCAGAAGGCTAGACGTGATTGGGGAGAATCTCCAGAGGCTCAACATCACCTTGGAGAACGCAGAGGGGTTGGCATAGGACCACCagcgatggagagcactggtgaaCCTGATTGGCTCTACACATGATGACACCTCTGGAACCACTAACTTAGAATGACTCCAGTCTCATCAAGCAAGATCATGAAGCTTCTGAGATTGGTGAAAGGAAAATGAGGAAGTTATCTTCAAATGGAAGACttatacttgcaacagagtgaactatGAAAAAAGTACCCAAGTACCAAGTGATGATGTTAAACTAGGGTGATAGATTAAATCTATCACCCAAAAAGAACAGCATGCAAAGAGCTGGAATGAATGCTTCAAGGCATCTTGTCCAATGCTCTCATAATCCTGACAATCTACTCGTTTCCCTTGataggaactttattttatccaccctaaaaggataaaaggcaaaattaattctggaaaaatttgaactcaaaattttgAGAACCAGAGTAAATACCACACTAACAGCTCTGCCAAATAGCTACTTATTTTtcaattgaatttcttttttctctgacAAAGGGGAAATGCCAAAATGTCATATTCCACTTCTCTATATAACAGTATAGAAATTCATACAAAGTCATGAATTTCATTGTATAACCATTGCCAACACCAACCATCACtaattttctcatattttgcGTTTTATTATGCATGCATAATGAAATGTAGGTGctggtatagctgtgtggtaagaagcttgctccccaacctcatggttctgtgttcagtcccactgcattgcatcttcggcaagtgtcttctgctataatatgaagccaaccaaagcattgtgagcacatttggttgacagaaactgaaagaagcttgctgtatatgtgtatatatgtatatatgtgtgagtgtgtgtatgtttgcatttccttgtcttgacatcgcatgatagatgtaaatgatagtcactatcatacaagcagtgtcattcatttccaatattctgcaagaacatgtctggccatggagaaatataatcttgtttggaaacaggtaagggttggcaacaggaagggcatctagccatagaagacctacttcaataaactctgtccagcctctacaagcatggaaaaatgaatgttaaaatgatgatgatgatgatgaataaatgggTACATGTGAGACATAAGTGCAGTCAGGGGCCTGCAATCATCCTGGAAAACTGCCTTGAAAGagttagttaaacaaatcaaccccagtacaagtctggtacttattcaattgatctcttatgctggactgctaagttacaggaacataaacaaaccaacatatttGTCAAGaggcagtggtggggaacacacaggcatacatgcgcgcacacacacatacacatgaagggcttccttacagtttctatctattatATTCACTCACAACACATTGTTTAttctggggctattgtagaagacacttgctcagttGGCCTGAACCCAAAActtcatggttgcaaagtgagcttctttgTCAATagtctttctcttttatcatcttgagtttctcttcctcttcagtGATTCCCAATATGACATCGATAGAGTGAAAACTTTCTCTCTTGTGTTACTTCTTCCCTTTGAGAACTTTGATGAAAGCAATGTTGTTTTGCACTTCATATTAGTAAAGCTTTCAATTGTTTCTGGGAAGAGAACCTTCTAGCTAAgctgcttgtttattttttacatcCATCTCTCAGTTCTCGGAATGTAAGCCACAGCATGTACCAACAGAGCTTTCTTTGATTTCTGTCAACTCTGGCACACACTAAGGTTCAATAATGTCTCCCAtattctttttactatatatCAATGACCCAGTTGCTGTCACCGACTTTCTGTTACCTTTAATGCAGATGGTACCAAGTTTCATCTCTCTttcaccttccacacacaaataACATCAATATGCAACTGAAAGACCTCACTCCAGACACGTATTGAATCCAtgatcgtggctgtgtggtaagaagcttcccaacctcacggttttgagttcagttccactgtgtggaaccttgggcaagtgtcttctactataccctcaggttgaccaaagctttatgagaggatttagtagatggaaactgaaagaagaccattatatacatatacatacacacacacacacacacgcacgtgtgtgtcctcaccactgcttgataactggtactGGTGAGTTGTagcttagcagttctgcaaaagaaactgataaaataagtaccaggcttaaaaaaaaaaaaataagtacaggtgttgattcattcaactaaaaattcttcaagtgctCCTGTATGGttacagtctcatgactgaaatgcataaaagataaaatttgttGCTTCTAATAGTACATAGATACAATCATCACACATGTTACAGAACCTGTTTGGTGTTTCATTCCCTAGTTATACTGATAAAAATGCAAATGAAACCCCCAGACTCATTACATATGCTAGACCTCACAATCTGATAATCTCTCAGGGTGACCTTCATGTATATAAAAAGCTGCATCTAAAGACAGAATTCTTCTTTAGAGCCAGAAAATACTTAAGCTCTGATTAATTTCTAGCCCACCATAGGGAACTCAAAGTATGCACAAACTGGAACACTGCTAACATTTGTGGGTCAGTGCTGTTGCTATACATACTAACATTCTAGATCATTTCCAAAAGAAGGTTATATGattgaaacaaatcagcattgtcTTGACATCGGACTTCATTTGATGTGCCTTTATGGGGCGTGGTGACTTTGAAAGCTTGATTGCTGCTTTGTTTCAAGGTCGTGGTCATAACACCAGCTCTCATCATTAGTGATGATCTTCAAAAAAAgatctggatcaacttccaactgttttttCAGTTCACAACAGGCATTCAGtgatgactgcttttgatctgtgagcaagtgaggcacaaattttgctgcaactctttccaTTCataattccttgctcaaaattcgttgacAGGAGCTCCAGAACATATCAGTCATATAAGCAAGTTTATCAATTGTTCAGCAATGGTCTTCTAAGATCTGTTtgtgaattttcatgatgttcccATTCATTCAGTAGACTGTCGGTcaccctgaatgaggttggtcttcaagcaacaagtgactgttcctaaaatgtgaaaaccacttgtaaacttgtgttttactCATGGCAGTGTCCGTgaaagctgtttgaagcatgacaactgttttccccagcagaaaacagaaattCACAGAAACACGctgttcttttgtttcagccatagcaaaaattgacaaacaggGGAGAAGCGCCGTAAAGCAAAGACACACTGTGTGGCAGTACAACTTTACTCACCATCAccggttggcagactgatgcctgaggatcatatcaagtggcttctagcggtggAATCCTGAACTGCAATCAGCTTGCCTTGCAGAGAATGTTTCCAATTACTTTTGGGTACCACccttgtatatgtttatctacatACTGAATTAcaaattatgtaa
This region of Octopus bimaculoides isolate UCB-OBI-ISO-001 chromosome 6, ASM119413v2, whole genome shotgun sequence genomic DNA includes:
- the LOC106877207 gene encoding uncharacterized protein LOC106877207 isoform X3, encoding MNKHKNDHHFRMISYRVPSQNTKLKKLTKTSLITDYWLKPLMKCRGKKRPFSGSLYIRLLYHLRTHYSPFQNFILNCYHLVSAVLGNQFGINVIYDTGNLLKYQKHCSI
- the LOC106877207 gene encoding uncharacterized protein LOC106877207 isoform X2, with translation MATNDHHFRMISYRVPSQNTKLKKLTKTSLITDYWLKPLMKNDKPMCPWLLKGSSGNDSTSLSHIKNPKKLQLSHTQPIDRSEHTRALNSAKMSKVDLLKRKYWYEEPKPVSISSKYSMGAKNHFLGLSDAPRS
- the LOC106877207 gene encoding uncharacterized protein LOC106877207 isoform X1, whose amino-acid sequence is MNKHKNDHHFRMISYRVPSQNTKLKKLTKTSLITDYWLKPLMKNDKPMCPWLLKGSSGNDSTSLSHIKNPKKLQLSHTQPIDRSEHTRALNSAKMSKVDLLKRKYWYEEPKPVSISSKYSMGAKNHFLGLSDAPRS